The Lepisosteus oculatus isolate fLepOcu1 chromosome 4, fLepOcu1.hap2, whole genome shotgun sequence genome window below encodes:
- the LOC138238317 gene encoding E3 ubiquitin-protein ligase TRIM21-like translates to MDCCGFGARIADLEQQNKELHDDDKRRISELEKQVKQLYDDKRRITDLEQQNKELCDENKKRVAELEEQKNKLQNERDISVRHAMAVKVTLDQDTMSPYLRVSEDGRSVRWTEQRQHLTDNPERFDMEPYILGKKPEEIVWGYYWEVDVKNKKYWELGVAKDLVPRKGRITLSPKSGFFVLSLWNGTTLEALTGHETPVISVSIPKRVGVHVDYREMKVSFYNAVDNSHIYTFEEKIDKTVHPFFSPGNKDQDDLTIIIT, encoded by the exons ATG GATTGTTGTGGATTTGGTG CAAGAATAGCAGATCTTGAACAACAGAATAAAGAGCTGCATGATGATGACA AGAGGAGAATCTCAGAGCTTGAGAAACAGGTTAAACAGCTGTACGATGACA AGAGGAGAATAACCGATCTTGAACAACAGAATAAAGAGCTGTGTGATGAGAACA AGAAGCGTGTAGCAGAGCTTGAAGAACAGAAGAACAAACTGCAGAATGAGAGAG ATATTTCAGTGAGACATGCCATGGCag TGAAAGTGACCCTGGATCAGGACACAATGAGCCCCTACCTGAGGGTGTCAGAAGATGGCAGATCAGTGAGGTGGACAGAGCAGCGCCAGCATCTCACTGACAATCCTGAGCGGTTTGATATGGAGCCGTATATCCTGGGCAAGAAACCAGAGGAGATTGTGTGGGGGTACTACTGGGAGGTTGATGTTAAGAATAAGAAATACTGGGAGCTGGGAGTTGCTAAAGATTTAGTTCCCAGGAAGGGTCGAATAACTCTGAGCCCTAAATCTGGGTTTTTTGTCCTCAGCCTTTGGAATGGAACAACATTGGAAGCTCTAACTGGCCATGAAACCCCTGTGATCTCAGTTTCCATTCCCAAGAGAGTGGGAGTCCATGTGGACTACAGAGAGATGAAGGTCAGCTTCTATAACGCTGTAGATAACTCCCACATTTACACATTTGAAGAGAAGATTGACAAGACAGTCCATCCTTTCTTCTCCCCTGGAAATAAAGACCAGGATGATCTCACCATAATCATCACCTAG
- the LOC138238318 gene encoding E3 ubiquitin-protein ligase TRIM21-like, whose translation MTERITELEQQVNVLRTENKKIKELEQQVNVLRTENNLVLRRAMAVYVTLDQDTINPYLRVSEDGRSVRWTDQRQNLTDTPERFDKEPYILGKRPEGIVWGYYWEVDVKNKKYWELGVAKDSVLRKGQLPLSPKSGFFVLSLWNGKTLEALTEPETPLKSVTIPKIVGVHVDYREMKVSFYNNEDHSHIYTFEENIDKTVRPFFSPGNRDQDPLIISVPELSD comes from the exons AGAGAATAACAGAGCTTGAACAACAAGTTAATGTTCTACGCACTGAgaaca AGAAAATAAAAGAGCTTGAACAACAAGTTAATGTTCTACGCACTGAgaaca ACTTGGTATTGAGACGTGCCATGgcag TGTATGTGACCCTGGATCAGGACACAATTAACCCCTACCTGAGAGTGTCAGAAGATGGCAGATCAGTGAGGTGGACAGACCAGCGCCAGAATCTCACTGACACCCCAGAGCGGTTTGATAAAGAGCCCTATATCCTGGGCAAGAGGCCAGAGGGGATTGTGTGGGGGTACTACTGGGAGGTAGATGTTAAGAATAAGAAATACTGGGAGCTGGGAGTTGCTAAAGATTCAGTTCTCAGGAAGGGACAACTACCTCTGAGCCCTAAATCTGGATTTTTTGTTCTGAGCCTTTGGAATGGAAAAACACTAGAAGCTCTGACTGAACCTGAAACCCCCCTGAAATCAGTTACCATTCCCAAGATTGTGGGAGTCCATGTGGACTACAGAGAGATGAAGGTAAGCTTCTATAATAATGAAGATCACTCCCACATTTACACATTTGAAGAGAATATTGACAAGACAGTCCGTCCATTCTTCTCCCCTGGAAATAGAGACCAGGATCCTCTGATCATATCGGTACCAGAGCTGTCTGATTAG